In Sphingomonas psychrotolerans, the following proteins share a genomic window:
- the hisS gene encoding histidine--tRNA ligase, whose protein sequence is MARIETPKRIRGTQDIFGDEQRRFATVLDTFERVRRLYCFQRLEIPIFEATGVFARSMGETSDVVSKEMYTFEDRGGDSLTLRPEFTAGIARAYITEGWQQYAPLKLATSGPVFRYERPQKGRFRQFHQVDAEIIGAAEPAADVELLVLADQLLKELGITEGVTLQLNTLGDAETRDAWRTALVAHFEAHRDALSEDSQVRLDKNPMRILDSKDPRDRPIADSAPDIDAYLTEEAAAFFKAVTDGLDAAGVQWTRNSRLVRGLDYYRHTAFEFVTDRLGAQGTVLAGGRYDGLIGSLGGPETPGVGWAAGVERLAMLIEEPAAEQADVILVIEEDSALNTGFRALKLFRENGLSAEMIASGSPRKRYDKAVKVRAKVIVSIRGDEDSSNISTRADTGVQEHEQVKELILRLVDA, encoded by the coding sequence ATGGCACGTATCGAAACCCCCAAGCGCATCCGGGGCACTCAGGACATTTTCGGCGACGAGCAGCGACGTTTCGCTACGGTGCTCGACACGTTCGAACGCGTCCGGCGGCTCTATTGCTTCCAACGGCTCGAGATTCCGATCTTTGAGGCGACCGGCGTCTTCGCCCGCTCGATGGGCGAGACCAGCGACGTCGTCTCCAAGGAAATGTACACCTTCGAAGACCGCGGCGGCGATTCGCTGACCTTGCGCCCCGAATTCACCGCCGGCATCGCCCGCGCGTACATCACCGAGGGCTGGCAGCAATATGCGCCACTCAAGCTCGCTACCTCGGGTCCGGTGTTCCGCTACGAGCGCCCGCAAAAGGGGCGGTTTCGCCAGTTCCACCAGGTCGACGCCGAGATCATCGGCGCGGCCGAGCCGGCCGCCGATGTCGAGTTGCTCGTGCTGGCGGACCAGTTGCTGAAGGAGCTGGGCATCACCGAAGGGGTGACGCTCCAGCTCAACACCTTGGGCGACGCCGAGACGCGCGACGCGTGGCGCACCGCTTTGGTCGCGCATTTCGAGGCGCACCGCGACGCGCTGTCCGAAGACAGCCAGGTCCGGCTCGACAAGAACCCGATGCGCATCCTCGATTCGAAGGACCCGCGCGACCGCCCGATCGCCGACAGCGCGCCCGATATCGACGCGTATCTGACCGAGGAGGCCGCGGCTTTCTTCAAGGCAGTCACCGACGGCCTCGACGCGGCCGGGGTGCAATGGACCCGCAACAGCCGTCTCGTCCGCGGGCTCGATTATTACCGCCACACCGCCTTCGAGTTCGTCACTGATCGCCTCGGCGCACAGGGCACCGTCCTCGCCGGCGGTCGCTATGACGGACTGATCGGCTCGCTTGGCGGGCCCGAGACGCCGGGCGTGGGCTGGGCCGCGGGTGTCGAGCGGCTCGCGATGCTGATCGAGGAGCCGGCGGCGGAGCAAGCCGACGTGATTCTCGTGATCGAAGAAGATTCGGCGTTGAATACTGGCTTTCGAGCCCTGAAGCTGTTTCGCGAAAACGGCCTCTCCGCTGAAATGATTGCATCCGGTTCGCCTAGAAAGCGATACGACAAGGCAGTGAAAGTCCGCGCTAAAGTGATTGTGTCCATTCGCGGCGATGAGGATTCGTCGAATATCAGCACACGGGCGGACACGGGCGTACAAGAGCATGAGCAGGTCAAGGAGCTGATCCTGCGGTTGGTCGACGCATGA
- a CDS encoding efflux RND transporter periplasmic adaptor subunit has protein sequence MKPSNLPGRSALALAATALLLASCGSSGADAQKKGGRGASGPAQVGFVVVQPTSVPVVTELSGRVTAFQMSEVRPQVAGIVQRRFFTEGSIVRAGQTLYQIDPSLYQAQASEAEANLQSARATAEAARIRADRYRPLAKMEAVSQQDYTDAAAQARQAAAGVAQTNAQLRTARINLRFTRVPAPITGRIGRSLVTEGALVTTNQADPLAVIQRLDPIYVDIQQSSADMLALRRSLAQGGLAPASAVVRLKLEDGSDYGQTGTVEFSEVMVNANTGTVTLRARFPNPEGILLPGMFARAAFAQAINRQAFLVPQAGLSRDPRGNATVYVVGPGNRAVARTVIAERTLGANWVVTQGLAPGDKVIVQGTANLRPDAEIRPVPVTTPQRIEAPKGDQGAQGAAAKKGG, from the coding sequence CTGAAACCTTCGAACCTTCCCGGCCGATCGGCTCTTGCGCTGGCGGCTACGGCACTCCTCCTCGCCTCGTGCGGCAGCAGTGGCGCCGACGCGCAGAAAAAGGGCGGACGCGGCGCGAGCGGTCCGGCGCAGGTCGGCTTCGTCGTGGTGCAACCGACCAGCGTGCCGGTGGTGACCGAGCTTTCCGGCCGGGTGACTGCGTTCCAGATGTCCGAAGTGCGGCCGCAAGTCGCCGGGATCGTCCAGCGGCGCTTCTTCACCGAGGGCTCGATCGTCCGCGCCGGCCAGACGCTCTACCAGATCGATCCCAGCCTCTATCAGGCGCAGGCATCCGAGGCCGAAGCCAATCTGCAGAGCGCGCGCGCCACGGCCGAAGCCGCCCGAATCCGCGCCGATCGCTATCGCCCGCTCGCGAAGATGGAGGCCGTCAGCCAGCAGGATTACACCGATGCCGCAGCGCAGGCGCGGCAGGCGGCGGCGGGCGTGGCGCAGACCAACGCGCAGTTGCGCACCGCGCGGATCAATTTGCGCTTCACGCGCGTCCCTGCCCCGATCACCGGCCGGATCGGCCGCTCGCTGGTTACCGAAGGCGCACTCGTCACCACCAATCAGGCCGATCCGCTCGCGGTGATCCAGCGGCTCGACCCAATCTATGTCGATATCCAGCAATCGAGCGCCGACATGCTCGCGCTGCGCAGATCGCTGGCGCAAGGCGGGCTCGCGCCCGCCAGCGCGGTGGTCCGCCTCAAGCTCGAGGACGGGAGCGACTATGGCCAGACCGGAACGGTGGAATTCTCCGAAGTGATGGTCAATGCGAACACCGGGACAGTGACGCTGCGCGCCCGATTCCCAAATCCCGAGGGCATATTGCTGCCCGGTATGTTCGCGCGCGCCGCGTTCGCGCAGGCGATCAACCGTCAGGCGTTCCTCGTGCCCCAGGCCGGGCTGTCGCGCGATCCGCGCGGCAATGCCACCGTCTATGTCGTCGGGCCGGGCAACCGCGCGGTTGCGCGCACCGTGATCGCCGAACGCACCCTCGGCGCGAACTGGGTGGTGACGCAGGGCCTCGCGCCCGGCGACAAGGTCATCGTCCAGGGCACCGCCAATTTGCGCCCGGACGCCGAGATTCGCCCCGTCCCCGTCACCACCCCGCAGCGCATCGAGGCGCCGAAGGGCGACCAGGGTGCACAGGGCGCCGCCGCCAAGAAGGGCGGCTGA
- a CDS encoding efflux RND transporter permease subunit — MSRVFIDRPIFAWVIAIIVMLMGVGAIMSLPIAQYPDVAPPQVNVRASYPGASAETVQNSVTQVIEQQLTGIDGLIYFSSSSTSRGQVNISATFEKGTDPDIAQVQVQNQVQQALSRLPQQVQQQGLRVTKSNPDFLMIVGVYDETDKRTNQDVSDWMASNMQDQLARIPGVGETNVFGAPYAMRIWLNPDRLASYALMPSDVITAITNQNTEVAAGEIGGQPQPSTQMLNATVTAQSRLQTPAQFERIILKTETSGANVLLKDVARVELGAESYNAVSRVNGHPGAGIAVSLAPGADALETAELVKAKVEEIARGFPAGFKFAYANDTTAFIKLSIEEVVKTLIEAIVLVVIVMFVFLQSWRATLIPFVAVPVVLLGTFAVFYALGFSINTLTLFGLVLAIGLLVDDAIVVVENVERLMDEDPDLSPRDATIKSMDQIQMALVGIALVLSAVFLPMAFFGGSTGVIYRQFSVTIVSAMVLSVLVALILTPALTATLLKKKSEHQGGWVERRFPAVGRFFGRARDGFNRNFDRGVERYTGAVTTVVNRKWLFLLLYAAVCLLLVLMFTRLPTGFLPTEDQGAASVQFRLPAGATQSRTQEVQRAVERYFREQESKNLATMFTVTGGGGGGGASGQNTGQGFINLADWSERKGKENGAEAIVQRASGAFRNFRDAQVFALVPPAIRGLGQSSGFTMQLQNSSGMPREQFLAARDKLLAAANNDPELAQVRLSDLPDVATLKVDIDQQKLAALGVNQSDVNSTLSTAWGGRYVNDFIDRGRVKRVYVQGDAQYRAAPDNIAEWFVRTRSGEMAPFSSFAQTSWATAPTTMSRFQGIPAFEIQGQAAPGKSSGDAMRRMEELATQVPGTSVAWSGLSFQERLSSGQAPYLYAVSLLVVFLCLAALYESWSIPVAVLLVIPLGLVGAVFAVTLRGLQNDVYLQIGLLTTMGLAAKNAILMIEFAERAEKEGKRVIDAALEAARIRLRPILMTSLAFIFGVLPLAISTGAGANSRIAIGTAVIGGMLTATILAIFYIPLFFVLVRRGVRDGLKAVRERRKPPEATA; from the coding sequence ATGTCACGCGTCTTCATCGATCGCCCGATCTTCGCCTGGGTGATCGCGATCATCGTCATGCTGATGGGCGTCGGCGCGATCATGTCGCTGCCGATCGCGCAATATCCCGACGTCGCGCCGCCGCAGGTCAATGTCCGCGCCTCCTATCCCGGCGCCTCGGCCGAGACAGTGCAGAATTCGGTCACCCAGGTGATCGAGCAGCAGCTGACCGGCATCGACGGGCTGATCTATTTCAGCTCGTCCTCCACGTCACGCGGGCAGGTCAACATCTCGGCGACGTTCGAGAAGGGCACCGATCCGGACATCGCGCAGGTCCAGGTCCAGAACCAGGTCCAGCAGGCACTGTCGCGGCTCCCGCAGCAGGTCCAGCAGCAGGGGCTGCGCGTCACCAAGTCCAACCCCGACTTCCTGATGATCGTCGGCGTCTATGACGAGACCGACAAGCGCACCAACCAGGACGTATCGGACTGGATGGCCTCGAACATGCAGGACCAGCTCGCGCGGATCCCCGGCGTCGGCGAGACCAACGTGTTCGGTGCGCCCTATGCGATGCGAATCTGGCTGAACCCCGATCGGCTGGCGAGCTATGCGCTGATGCCCAGCGACGTGATCACTGCGATCACCAACCAGAATACCGAAGTCGCCGCGGGCGAGATCGGCGGCCAGCCGCAACCGAGCACCCAGATGCTCAACGCCACGGTGACCGCCCAGTCGCGTCTCCAGACCCCGGCGCAGTTCGAACGAATCATCCTCAAGACCGAGACCAGCGGCGCCAACGTGCTGCTCAAGGACGTCGCGCGGGTCGAGCTCGGCGCCGAGAGCTACAATGCAGTCAGCCGGGTCAACGGCCATCCCGGCGCCGGCATCGCCGTCAGCCTGGCTCCCGGCGCCGACGCGCTCGAGACCGCCGAACTGGTCAAGGCCAAGGTCGAGGAAATCGCACGCGGCTTCCCAGCCGGCTTCAAGTTCGCCTACGCCAACGACACGACCGCGTTCATCAAGCTCTCGATCGAAGAAGTGGTGAAGACGCTGATCGAGGCGATCGTCCTCGTCGTGATCGTGATGTTCGTCTTCCTGCAGAGCTGGCGCGCGACCTTGATCCCGTTTGTCGCAGTGCCGGTGGTGCTGCTCGGGACCTTCGCGGTGTTCTACGCGCTCGGCTTCTCGATCAATACGCTGACCCTGTTCGGTCTCGTGCTCGCGATCGGCCTGCTCGTCGACGACGCGATCGTCGTGGTCGAGAATGTCGAGCGGCTGATGGACGAGGATCCCGATCTTTCACCGCGCGACGCGACGATCAAGTCGATGGATCAGATCCAGATGGCGCTGGTCGGCATCGCATTGGTGCTCTCGGCGGTGTTCCTGCCGATGGCGTTCTTCGGCGGCTCTACGGGCGTGATCTACCGGCAATTCTCGGTGACCATCGTTTCGGCGATGGTGCTGTCGGTGCTGGTCGCGCTGATATTGACGCCGGCGCTGACCGCTACTCTGCTCAAGAAGAAGAGCGAGCATCAGGGCGGTTGGGTCGAGCGGCGCTTCCCCGCAGTCGGTCGCTTCTTCGGCCGCGCGCGCGACGGCTTCAACCGCAATTTCGATCGCGGCGTCGAGCGCTATACCGGCGCAGTCACCACGGTGGTCAACCGCAAATGGCTGTTCCTGCTGCTCTACGCGGCCGTGTGCCTGTTGCTCGTATTGATGTTCACCCGCCTCCCCACCGGCTTCCTGCCGACCGAGGATCAGGGCGCGGCATCGGTGCAGTTCCGCCTGCCCGCGGGCGCGACGCAGAGCCGCACGCAGGAAGTGCAGCGTGCGGTCGAGCGTTACTTCAGGGAGCAGGAAAGCAAGAACCTGGCGACGATGTTCACCGTCACCGGCGGCGGCGGTGGTGGCGGCGCCAGCGGCCAGAACACCGGACAGGGCTTCATCAACCTCGCCGACTGGTCCGAGCGCAAAGGCAAGGAGAATGGCGCCGAAGCGATCGTCCAGCGCGCGTCGGGCGCATTCCGCAACTTCCGCGACGCGCAGGTCTTCGCATTGGTGCCGCCGGCGATCCGCGGGCTCGGCCAATCGAGTGGCTTCACGATGCAGCTCCAGAATTCGAGCGGGATGCCGCGCGAACAGTTCCTCGCCGCGCGCGACAAATTGCTTGCCGCTGCCAACAACGATCCCGAGCTGGCGCAGGTACGCCTCTCGGATCTGCCCGACGTGGCGACGCTCAAGGTCGATATCGATCAGCAGAAGCTCGCCGCGCTGGGAGTGAACCAGAGCGACGTCAACTCCACCCTGTCGACCGCCTGGGGCGGCCGCTACGTCAACGACTTCATCGATCGCGGCCGGGTGAAGCGCGTCTATGTCCAGGGCGATGCGCAATATCGCGCCGCGCCCGACAATATCGCCGAATGGTTCGTCCGCACCCGCAGCGGCGAGATGGCGCCCTTCTCCTCCTTCGCACAGACCAGCTGGGCGACCGCGCCGACGACGATGTCGCGTTTCCAGGGCATTCCGGCGTTCGAAATCCAGGGCCAGGCCGCGCCGGGCAAGAGTTCGGGCGACGCGATGCGCCGGATGGAGGAACTCGCTACGCAGGTTCCGGGCACCAGCGTCGCCTGGTCCGGCCTCTCCTTCCAGGAGCGGCTGTCGTCGGGGCAGGCGCCGTATCTCTATGCGGTGTCGCTGCTCGTCGTGTTCCTGTGCCTCGCGGCGCTCTACGAGAGCTGGTCGATCCCGGTGGCGGTGCTGCTGGTAATTCCGCTCGGGCTGGTCGGCGCGGTGTTCGCAGTCACGCTGCGGGGCTTGCAGAACGACGTCTATCTCCAGATCGGCCTGCTCACCACGATGGGCCTTGCCGCCAAGAACGCGATCCTGATGATCGAATTCGCCGAGCGCGCCGAGAAGGAGGGCAAGCGCGTGATCGACGCGGCACTGGAAGCGGCCCGCATCCGCCTCCGGCCGATCCTGATGACCAGCCTCGCCTTCATCTTCGGCGTGCTACCGCTGGCGATATCGACCGGCGCGGGCGCCAACAGCCGCATCGCGATCGGCACTGCGGTGATTGGAGGCATGCTGACCGCGACGATCCTTGCGATCTTCTACATACCGTTGTTCTTCGTGCTGGTCCGCCGCGGAGTGCGCGATGGGCTCAAGGCAGTGCGCGAGCGGCGCAAGCCTCCGGAGGCCACGGCATGA
- a CDS encoding efflux transporter outer membrane subunit has translation MGAVLALALAGCSVEPKYVQPAAPVPPSWPVGDAYLINSEATLPAVTYRDIFRDARLQKLIAQALTQNRDLRVAAANIRVAREQYRIQRAERLPEVTAGAGATVSNGQSGSASAGSGTRTRFTADAGITGFELDLFGRVASLTRAEQNRYFATEAGARATWLTLVGDIADAWLRYAADASLLKIAQDTASNAENSVRLTRARLEGGIAPRTDLRQAEQVLEGARADLAEQRTALAQDVNALQLLIGAPVDPALLPASLDEAAPTITELPAGVDSSILLRRPDVVQAEYALRAANAEIGAARAALFPRISLTGLLGLASNALTGLFSGGGFNWSGGADASYSIFNAGAGRANVRLSEAQREAAVASYERAIQSAFREVADALARRGTITEQLRATEAQTNAAADTFRLAEARYRGGIDTFLSSLDAQRSLYSARRTLVNTRLVRASNLVTLYRTLGGDSLLQVTSQGPQAAIPQP, from the coding sequence ATGGGAGCGGTTCTGGCCCTCGCCCTGGCCGGCTGCTCGGTGGAGCCCAAATACGTACAGCCCGCGGCGCCGGTACCGCCTTCGTGGCCGGTCGGCGACGCCTACCTGATCAACAGCGAAGCGACGCTGCCGGCCGTGACGTACCGCGACATTTTCCGCGATGCCCGGCTCCAGAAGCTGATCGCACAGGCACTGACCCAGAATCGCGATCTGCGCGTGGCCGCGGCGAACATCCGTGTCGCGCGTGAGCAATATCGCATCCAGCGCGCCGAACGTCTCCCCGAAGTCACGGCCGGCGCCGGCGCGACGGTTTCGAATGGCCAGAGCGGCAGCGCATCTGCGGGATCGGGCACCCGCACCCGCTTTACTGCCGACGCCGGGATCACCGGGTTCGAGCTCGACCTGTTCGGCCGGGTCGCCTCGCTCACTCGCGCCGAGCAGAACCGCTATTTCGCGACCGAAGCCGGCGCGCGAGCGACCTGGCTGACTTTGGTCGGCGACATCGCCGACGCGTGGCTGCGTTATGCAGCGGACGCGAGTCTGCTCAAGATCGCGCAGGACACGGCATCCAATGCCGAGAACAGCGTCCGCCTGACCCGGGCGCGTCTCGAAGGCGGGATCGCGCCGCGCACCGATCTGCGTCAGGCCGAGCAAGTGCTCGAAGGCGCACGCGCTGACCTTGCCGAGCAGCGCACGGCGCTGGCGCAGGACGTCAACGCGCTGCAATTGCTGATCGGGGCACCGGTGGATCCGGCGCTGCTACCCGCATCGCTCGACGAAGCCGCACCGACGATCACCGAGCTTCCCGCGGGAGTGGATTCGAGCATACTGCTCCGCCGCCCCGACGTAGTGCAGGCCGAATATGCGCTCCGCGCCGCCAATGCCGAGATCGGCGCGGCGCGGGCCGCCCTGTTCCCGCGCATCTCGCTCACCGGGCTGCTCGGACTCGCGAGCAATGCGCTGACCGGGCTGTTCAGCGGTGGCGGGTTCAACTGGTCCGGCGGTGCCGATGCGAGCTATTCGATCTTCAACGCCGGCGCCGGCCGCGCCAATGTCCGGCTGAGCGAAGCGCAGCGCGAGGCGGCAGTGGCCAGCTATGAGCGCGCGATCCAGTCGGCGTTCCGTGAGGTGGCCGATGCGCTGGCCCGGCGCGGGACGATCACCGAGCAATTGCGCGCCACCGAGGCGCAGACCAATGCGGCAGCCGACACGTTCCGGCTCGCCGAGGCGCGCTATCGCGGCGGGATCGACACCTTCCTGTCTAGCCTCGACGCGCAACGCTCGCTGTATTCGGCTCGGCGTACCCTCGTGAATACTCGACTGGTGCGGGCGAGCAATCTCGTGACGCTATATCGCACGCTGGGCGGCGATTCGCTGCTGCAAGTAACCTCGCAAGGACCGCAGGCGGCGATACCGCAGCCTTAA
- a CDS encoding tryptophan 7-halogenase: protein MSDRAIRSIAILGGGITGLSAAAAFARALPQLAITVIETPPDPAALADRLPGSTSAIHRFHASIGLDERDLLRAGAAVPRLGLRFENWSTGAATWYHVHGEHGAPTGAVAFHQLWARARREGRAEAWHRYAAAGVLAEASKFVHPQPGTPLATFDYALRLDPERYRPMLTALVDRLRVARFAGAFGTIERRADGGVAALMSADGRRVEADLYVDASGPAAPLADAVAQDFEDWGSVLPYDRVEIGEAPTSAADPNDTIIGGAGGWQFAASLPGKTLLGRVHADRGEGTSIAIRPGRRAAPWVQNILAIGDAAVALDPLHWPNLHLAQSSIARAIELLPGRDCHPVETAEYNRRARAEAERMRDFQALHYLRAGAKIEVPDSLARVVQQFEQRGRFVHQDEDGLLEEIWISALLGLGVVPGATDPLALAVSADAAASRMAEMRAGLATLPARLPGYADYLARCGMPT from the coding sequence ATGAGCGACCGCGCGATCCGCAGCATCGCGATTCTCGGCGGCGGCATCACGGGATTGTCCGCCGCGGCCGCCTTCGCCCGCGCGCTGCCGCAGCTCGCGATCACCGTGATCGAGACGCCGCCCGATCCCGCCGCACTCGCCGATCGGCTGCCCGGCAGCACGAGCGCGATCCACCGCTTTCATGCGAGCATCGGCCTCGACGAGCGGGACTTGCTTCGCGCCGGCGCCGCAGTGCCGCGGCTCGGGTTGCGTTTCGAGAACTGGTCCACAGGCGCCGCGACCTGGTATCATGTCCACGGCGAGCATGGCGCGCCGACGGGGGCCGTCGCCTTCCACCAGCTCTGGGCGCGGGCACGGCGCGAAGGTCGCGCCGAGGCGTGGCACCGTTACGCCGCTGCGGGGGTGCTCGCCGAGGCGAGCAAATTCGTCCACCCGCAGCCGGGCACTCCGCTCGCCACGTTCGACTATGCGCTGCGGCTCGATCCGGAACGCTATCGCCCGATGCTGACCGCCTTGGTCGATCGGCTCCGCGTGGCGCGGTTCGCGGGCGCGTTCGGCACGATCGAGCGGCGTGCAGACGGCGGTGTCGCAGCGCTGATGTCGGCCGACGGACGGCGAGTCGAGGCCGATCTGTACGTGGATGCTTCGGGTCCCGCCGCACCTTTGGCGGACGCGGTTGCGCAAGACTTCGAGGATTGGGGAAGCGTGTTGCCCTATGACCGCGTCGAGATCGGCGAGGCACCGACGAGTGCGGCGGATCCCAACGATACGATCATCGGCGGCGCTGGCGGTTGGCAATTCGCCGCGTCGTTGCCGGGCAAGACCTTGCTCGGCCGCGTCCACGCCGATCGGGGGGAAGGGACCTCGATCGCGATCCGCCCCGGCCGGCGCGCTGCCCCATGGGTCCAGAATATCCTCGCAATCGGCGATGCCGCTGTCGCGCTTGATCCGTTGCACTGGCCCAATCTCCACCTCGCCCAGAGCAGCATCGCGCGCGCGATCGAGCTGCTCCCGGGCCGCGATTGCCATCCGGTGGAGACCGCCGAATATAATCGCCGCGCGCGGGCCGAGGCCGAGCGGATGCGCGATTTTCAGGCGCTGCATTATCTTCGCGCCGGCGCGAAGATCGAAGTGCCGGACAGCCTCGCGCGCGTCGTCCAGCAATTCGAGCAGCGCGGGCGGTTCGTTCATCAGGACGAGGACGGCTTGCTCGAGGAAATCTGGATCTCGGCGTTGCTGGGGCTGGGCGTGGTGCCGGGTGCGACCGACCCGCTGGCCTTGGCGGTGTCTGCCGACGCAGCTGCCTCACGGATGGCCGAGATGCGTGCCGGCCTCGCCACGCTTCCCGCGCGACTGCCCGGCTACGCCGATTATCTCGCGCGGTGCGGAATGCCGACCTGA
- a CDS encoding tryptophan halogenase family protein — protein sequence MNQPRKKMIVVGGGTAGWMAASAIARMLPHAASVELIESAEIGIVGVGEATLPHLRAYLQTLGLDEAEFMAATHATYKLGIEFRDFGKPGDAYLHPFGDFGRPLNDVPFLHWWLRMHALGQGGEIADYCVANVMAAQKRFSPPAADPDALLSAYSYAYQFDATRFGPFLRGFAEARGVKRTEGKIVSVERDGGTGDVVALVLESGTRIEGDLFVDCSGFRSLLLGDALGEAWEDWSHWLPCDRAMALPCASPSGEIEPLTRATAMPAGWRWRIPLQHRVGNGYVYSSAHLSDDAASAAILGAIEGEPLADPRVLRFKAGRRKRSWSHNVIAVGLASGFLEPLESTSIYLVQIAIQQLVDLFPIGGIQAADRDEFNAQVDYEYDRIRDFLILHYHASTRDDSDFWRDVRHMPIPDSLADKIELFRRAGRIQRYSRGLFFAPSWIAVLIGQGVMPQGWDQRVDTANPHELGQALGRLRVQIASDVATLPGHRVALGLQA from the coding sequence GTGAACCAGCCACGCAAGAAAATGATTGTCGTCGGCGGCGGCACGGCCGGTTGGATGGCTGCGTCGGCGATCGCCAGGATGCTGCCGCATGCGGCCAGCGTCGAGCTGATCGAATCCGCCGAGATCGGCATTGTCGGGGTAGGCGAGGCGACTCTTCCGCATCTGCGCGCCTACCTCCAGACGCTCGGGCTCGACGAAGCAGAGTTCATGGCCGCCACCCATGCCACGTACAAATTGGGGATCGAGTTCCGCGATTTCGGCAAGCCGGGCGACGCCTATCTCCACCCGTTCGGCGATTTCGGCCGGCCGCTCAACGACGTGCCGTTCCTCCACTGGTGGCTGCGGATGCACGCGCTGGGGCAGGGTGGCGAGATCGCCGATTATTGCGTTGCCAACGTCATGGCCGCGCAAAAGCGCTTTTCGCCGCCCGCCGCCGATCCGGACGCTTTGCTCTCGGCGTATAGCTATGCCTATCAGTTCGATGCGACTCGCTTCGGACCCTTCCTGCGCGGCTTCGCCGAGGCGAGGGGGGTCAAGCGCACCGAAGGCAAGATCGTCTCGGTCGAACGCGACGGCGGCACCGGCGACGTCGTAGCTTTGGTGCTCGAGAGTGGCACGCGGATCGAAGGCGATTTGTTCGTCGATTGCTCGGGCTTTCGCAGCCTGCTGCTTGGCGACGCGCTGGGTGAGGCTTGGGAGGATTGGTCGCACTGGCTCCCCTGCGATCGTGCGATGGCCCTGCCTTGCGCCTCGCCGTCGGGCGAGATCGAGCCGCTCACGCGCGCCACTGCCATGCCGGCCGGATGGCGCTGGCGCATCCCGCTCCAGCACCGAGTGGGCAACGGCTATGTCTATTCGAGCGCGCATCTTTCCGACGACGCGGCGTCGGCAGCGATCCTCGGTGCGATCGAGGGTGAGCCGCTCGCTGATCCCCGCGTGCTCCGCTTCAAGGCCGGGCGCCGCAAGCGCAGCTGGTCGCACAATGTGATCGCGGTGGGTCTCGCCTCGGGCTTCCTCGAGCCGCTCGAATCGACCAGCATCTATCTGGTGCAGATCGCGATCCAGCAGCTGGTCGATCTGTTTCCGATCGGCGGGATCCAGGCTGCCGACCGTGACGAATTCAACGCCCAGGTCGACTATGAATATGACCGGATCCGCGACTTCCTGATCCTGCATTACCACGCCAGCACCCGCGACGATTCGGACTTCTGGCGCGACGTGCGGCACATGCCGATCCCCGACAGTCTCGCGGACAAGATCGAACTCTTCCGGCGCGCCGGACGCATCCAGCGCTATAGCCGCGGGCTGTTCTTCGCGCCGAGCTGGATCGCAGTGCTGATCGGGCAGGGCGTGATGCCGCAAGGCTGGGACCAACGCGTCGACACCGCCAATCCGCACGAGCTCGGCCAGGCGCTCGGCCGGCTGCGTGTGCAGATCGCCAGCGACGTGGCAACGCTCCCCGGCCACCGCGTGGCGCTCGGTCTGCAGGCATGA
- a CDS encoding 2-dehydro-3-deoxy-6-phosphogalactonate aldolase, whose product MSHVPAFDAAFARCPLIAILRGVKPDEVEGIGDALVEAGFTLIEVPMNSPDPLDSIARLARRFEGKAVIGAGTVLNEGQVEQVLAAGGTMIISPNANTRVVAATVAAGMVSLPGVVTPTEAFAALEAGATALKLFPAEGSSPAILKAMRAVLPRDLRLLPVGGVTPDTMDPWREAGAAGFGLGSALYKPGLTAAEVGERARAFVSALAR is encoded by the coding sequence ATGAGCCATGTTCCCGCCTTCGACGCCGCCTTTGCGCGCTGCCCGCTGATCGCCATTTTGCGTGGCGTGAAGCCCGACGAGGTGGAGGGGATCGGCGACGCGCTGGTCGAGGCAGGCTTCACCCTGATCGAAGTCCCGATGAATTCCCCCGATCCGCTCGATAGCATCGCGCGCCTCGCCCGCCGCTTCGAGGGCAAGGCAGTGATCGGTGCCGGCACCGTGCTGAACGAAGGCCAGGTCGAGCAAGTATTGGCGGCGGGTGGCACGATGATCATCTCGCCCAACGCCAACACCCGCGTGGTCGCCGCCACCGTCGCGGCCGGCATGGTCTCGCTTCCCGGTGTCGTCACCCCGACCGAGGCCTTCGCGGCCCTCGAAGCCGGCGCCACTGCGCTCAAGCTGTTCCCGGCCGAGGGATCGAGCCCGGCGATCCTCAAGGCGATGCGCGCGGTGCTGCCGAGGGACCTGCGCCTGCTCCCGGTAGGCGGCGTTACCCCCGACACTATGGATCCGTGGCGCGAGGCCGGGGCAGCGGGCTTCGGCCTGGGCTCGGCCCTCTACAAGCCCGGTCTCACCGCTGCCGAAGTCGGCGAGCGGGCACGGGCGTTCGTCTCGGCACTGGCACGCTGA